The sequence GGCGTTGCATGAAGTGCGGGATGGCCCGGTCGCTCCGGAAACCGATGTAGGTCCTCGGCAGATGTGCCGGCAGCGTGGGTCCCTGGCCCCGCTCGAGCAGCGGCGCTGTGGGCTCGGGGCACACCAGTTCCCGGACAGTACGGGTGTCGGCGTCGTCCAGACCATTGCAGAAGTACCGGCGTACCACCCAGGCCGGCAGCTCCAGGTGGCCGCCGGACCCGCCCCCGGGCCGGGCCAGCCGTCGGCGCACAACAGCGCGCAACGGTTGCGGCAGCAGGTCGATCGGGGCACCGGGCCGTCCCGCCACCATCGCCGCGACATAGACGACGTGCTTCACACGCTCGCCGAGTAGACCGGCCGCCGCCGTCAGTGTCAGCCCGCCGAGCGAATGGCCGACGAGCACGACCTCGTCGAATCCGGCCGCGTCCACGCCGTCGACCACCGCGGTCGAATAGTCCGCCAGGCGGAGTGGTCGAGGCGGCACGTCGGAGGCGGCGGTCCGGCCCGGCAGCTCGATCGCGGCGGCCGGGTGGTTCAGCAACGGCACAAGCTTGTCCCAGCACCACGGACCATGTGCCCCGCCGTGCACGAGCACGAATCCGCGGGCCGGCCGCGGCGCTGGCCTGTGCACCATCCTCGGACCCCCTCTCGGCGTCCCCAGACCGTCTCGCAACTCGGACCGCCAGTCAAGGAACCGATGCTTCTTTGCAAGGATGCACAGCTTCTTCTATGGTTGCCTGCGAATCCGCGACAGCACTGTGCGCACCAACCGGCGGGAGGACACCTGGTGGTGGAAGACGATGCCATGACCGCGGCGGTGACCTCCCTTCTCGACGAGGTGCTCGCCGTCCAGCCGCGGGGCGACGGGCGTTTCGTCAGCCAACCCAGCCCGGGCGCCTTCGACCGGCTGTACGGGGGCCAACTGCTGGCCCAGGCGTTGCTCGCGGCGGCGCAGACCGTGCCCGCCGAGCGACTCGTCAACTCCATGCACGCCTACTACCTGCGGCTCGGCGACCCGTCCAGTCCCGTCGGCTACGCCGTGACCAACCTGCGGGACTCCAGCAGCTACAGCACCCGCCGGGTAACCGTCACCCAGGGCGAGCGCGCACTGGCGGAGGTCATGATCTCCTTCCACCGGGGCGGCGTCCTGATGGACCACCAGCAGCCGATGCCCTCGGTCGCGGGACCTGAGGACTTCCTGCCGCGCGCCGAGGCCATCCTCCGCGACCTGGGCGACGCCGCCCCCGCGAATGCCGGGAAGGGCTGGCCGGTCGAGGTCCGCTACGGCGGCCG is a genomic window of Mycobacteriales bacterium containing:
- a CDS encoding alpha/beta hydrolase family protein, which gives rise to MVHRPAPRPARGFVLVHGGAHGPWCWDKLVPLLNHPAAAIELPGRTAASDVPPRPLRLADYSTAVVDGVDAAGFDEVVLVGHSLGGLTLTAAAGLLGERVKHVVYVAAMVAGRPGAPIDLLPQPLRAVVRRRLARPGGGSGGHLELPAWVVRRYFCNGLDDADTRTVRELVCPEPTAPLLERGQGPTLPAHLPRTYIGFRSDRAIPHFMQRRFAARIGTSPVRLDGGHDGMIGNAAGLAALLNGIAAMA
- a CDS encoding acyl-CoA thioesterase domain-containing protein — its product is MVEDDAMTAAVTSLLDEVLAVQPRGDGRFVSQPSPGAFDRLYGGQLLAQALLAAAQTVPAERLVNSMHAYYLRLGDPSSPVGYAVTNLRDSSSYSTRRVTVTQGERALAEVMISFHRGGVLMDHQQPMPSVAGPEDFLPRAEAILRDLGDAAPANAGKGWPVEVRYGGREPWNQNPGEPRNILWMRIPGTLPDQPLVQAAALAYSSDLVMFEVVISPSEISWVDLVQGRGVFGSSLDHTIWFHRPFRADDWLLMTQESVAAAGSRGVSTGRFYNRDGLLVASVAQEIGLTVADARRG